CGGGCGTCTGCTTCCTCGGCGGTGCCACTAGACTGCGCGGCGACCGCCACCCCGCATGGCGGCGAGCGCACACCCCGCATGGAGGAGGCACCCCGTGGGCGAGCTGGCCGTCACCGCCGTCGGCGCCGACCGTCCCGGCATCATCGCCCGGGTGACCGGCGTCCTGCACGACCTGGGCGGCAACATCGAGGATGCGTCGAGCACCATCCTGGGCGGCCAGTTCGCCATGATGCTGCTGGTCGACACCCCGATCGAGCCGGCGGTGCTCGAGTCGGCGCTGGCTGCGGCGAGCGCTGACCTCGGGCTCTTCGTCACCGTCCGGGCGGTGGGCGAGGGCAGCCCGGCGGTCCCGCCCACCCACGTGCTGACCGTCTACGGGGCCGACCGGCCCGGGATCGTGCGCGGCGTCGCGCAGGCGCTCGCCGACCGCGGGGTGAACGTGACCGACCTCACGACCCGCGTCCTCGAGGGCGAGGGCTCGGTGTACGTGCTGATGATGGAGATCTCGCTGCCGCCCGACGAGGACGCCGACGCGCTGACCGGCCTGATCGCCGATGCGGTCAGCGGGGTCGAGGTGCGCATCCGTCCGCTCGACGCGGCGACCTTCTAGCCGATGGCGGTCCGTCCCGTCGTTGAGATCCCCAATGCTGTCCTGGGCCGACGCGCCGAGCCGACCGGGGGCCCCGACGCCGAGCTGGCCGCCGACCTGCTCGACACCATGCGGGTCTCGCCCGGCTGCGTGGGCCTGGCCGCCCCCCA
The sequence above is a segment of the Egibacteraceae bacterium genome. Coding sequences within it:
- a CDS encoding ACT domain-containing protein translates to MGELAVTAVGADRPGIIARVTGVLHDLGGNIEDASSTILGGQFAMMLLVDTPIEPAVLESALAAASADLGLFVTVRAVGEGSPAVPPTHVLTVYGADRPGIVRGVAQALADRGVNVTDLTTRVLEGEGSVYVLMMEISLPPDEDADALTGLIADAVSGVEVRIRPLDAATF